From Stenotrophomonas maltophilia, a single genomic window includes:
- a CDS encoding energy transducer TonB family protein yields the protein MPRLNAALALTFVLMLLGAMPAMAMDTDPRISTEVFVEAGDNPTFKLQQAPVVVYSTAPVTAADTLPQFALQVLLVAQLDELGHVTNVMVARSSGRREFDRAALDAVNEWRFDPIVIEGVAKHARVRVRLIFSPAAEAPAS from the coding sequence ATGCCCCGTTTGAACGCCGCCCTGGCACTGACCTTCGTTCTGATGCTGCTGGGCGCCATGCCTGCCATGGCCATGGATACAGACCCACGCATTTCCACGGAGGTGTTTGTAGAGGCCGGGGACAACCCCACCTTCAAGCTGCAGCAGGCGCCTGTGGTGGTGTATTCAACGGCACCGGTCACTGCCGCCGATACGTTGCCGCAGTTTGCTTTGCAGGTGCTGTTGGTGGCTCAGCTGGATGAGCTGGGCCACGTAACCAACGTGATGGTGGCGCGGTCCAGCGGGCGGCGGGAGTTTGATCGTGCGGCGCTTGATGCGGTGAATGAGTGGCGCTTCGATCCGATCGTGATTGAGGGCGTCGCGAAGCATGCGCGGGTTCGGGTGCGCTTGATCTTCTCGCCGGCGGCCGAGGCGCCTGCCTCCTGA
- a CDS encoding McrC family protein: MELIDGKLSPWVRRCRRGIQVTSHVGVVTAPGGLQIEILPKVGKALDAGAGEARGLLLRMLRCLQQFSHLRFGNAQLAADSMPLLEVFVGEFLRTVVAVTRSGLRGQYQTREDDLPALRGRLLVAQHLRRNLVRADRFHTAHDEFSIDRPENRLIHTALRKVLGATRLTHHQRLARELLAFFAEVPLSHNPDQDMQRVQLDRNMRTYREALDWTRLILQGLSPTSSVGTQQAPSLLFPMERLFEAYVARHFQKQLPAHLALDTQVRRHHLVHHGGAKWFQLRPDMVVSRQRTDVLVLDTKWKLLDAGQANGTHKYGLHQDDFYQLHAYGRSYLGGQGMVALVYPRTDKLDQPLPVFDFPGSEGLRLWVLPFCLRRAEVLLPEGWEWPQDSLAG; this comes from the coding sequence TTGGAGCTGATCGACGGCAAGTTGTCCCCATGGGTTCGCCGTTGCCGCCGGGGTATTCAGGTCACCAGCCACGTGGGCGTGGTTACCGCGCCAGGCGGCCTGCAGATCGAGATCCTGCCCAAGGTGGGCAAGGCGCTGGACGCCGGTGCCGGCGAGGCACGTGGCCTGCTGCTGAGGATGCTGCGTTGCCTGCAGCAGTTCTCACACCTTCGGTTCGGCAACGCGCAGCTTGCCGCCGACAGCATGCCGCTGCTGGAGGTGTTCGTTGGCGAGTTCCTGCGTACGGTGGTGGCAGTGACCCGCAGCGGGCTTCGCGGCCAGTACCAGACACGTGAGGATGATCTGCCTGCGCTGCGCGGCAGGCTGCTCGTGGCCCAGCATCTCCGCCGCAATCTGGTACGTGCCGATCGCTTCCACACCGCCCACGATGAGTTCAGCATCGACAGGCCGGAGAACCGGCTGATCCACACGGCATTGCGAAAGGTGCTTGGCGCGACTCGCTTGACCCACCATCAGCGGCTGGCGCGGGAGCTGTTGGCATTCTTCGCCGAGGTGCCGCTCAGCCACAATCCGGACCAGGACATGCAACGGGTTCAGCTGGACCGCAACATGCGCACCTATCGAGAAGCGCTGGATTGGACGCGTTTGATCCTGCAAGGGCTGTCGCCTACTTCGTCGGTAGGTACGCAGCAGGCACCTTCGCTGTTGTTCCCGATGGAGCGATTGTTCGAGGCGTACGTGGCCAGGCACTTCCAGAAGCAGCTACCGGCGCATCTTGCGCTGGATACTCAGGTCAGGCGGCATCACCTGGTGCATCACGGCGGTGCAAAGTGGTTCCAGCTCAGGCCGGACATGGTGGTGAGCCGGCAGCGGACGGACGTACTGGTGCTGGACACCAAGTGGAAGTTGCTGGATGCCGGACAGGCCAATGGCACCCACAAATACGGCTTACATCAGGATGATTTCTACCAGCTGCACGCCTATGGACGCAGCTATCTGGGCGGACAGGGCATGGTTGCACTGGTCTACCCGCGCACCGACAAGCTGGATCAGCCGCTACCGGTGTTCGACTTTCCCGGGAGCGAAGGGCTGCGATTGTGGGTGCTGCCATTCTGCCTGAGGCGGGCCGAAGTGCTGCTTCCGGAGGGCTGGGAATGGCCGCAGGACAGCTTGGCTGGTTGA
- a CDS encoding McrB family protein: MSEFFTQEHFNLLQSLQGKKFDQTDAAHEAAYKKLRQAYDLTQDWANRIKAERFPNGRVSIRRRPTNQGNHFAGYNWAKIYPDAASPPSLAYTVGLNGHDGFVIKIDTVKLQDNNPMRESYLKLRGPFQGSPIVKILPIDQGLSLGMDDLVAWSLNAITEFGLSYDEVAERIGQPDEVEPDAVLKHFDINEDFRTMRKGWNTEETEQFCRLARLVHYSGMDWWFAGTHTHLRFGRKNAGSARAVSVVGLVTGSLACRVTWRPELPSISKFVRKAISEKMVDNIAAALEADDEALQELIRTDEEREGFWPAQASDDSSATFDLSEADESDEGLPAVQSEVAEMLAFNRIYFGPPGTGKTYQLKFLLDDQFTADEDDKSVTEGETKRYSFVTFHQSYGYEDFIEGLRPVIEKSAQGQVRYEVRPGVFLKLCSRARKYPDEMFAIVIDEINRGNISKIFGELITLIELDKRTDMKNCHSVTLPYSQRLFSVPRNVSIIGTMNTADRSLASLDTALRRRFEFEEVLPDSRDEQGAPLAGLRVNRDEVSINIPKLLTAMNQRIEALYDREHLIGHAYFMPLKSIKEDSERMTALTALFEKQILPLLEEYFYDDWQKIRLVLGDNQKHSSLQFVQEATNDDEALERLFGANAADEGHGARPRFNRNPDALSKPDAYVAIYSTLLGNE, translated from the coding sequence ATGTCCGAATTCTTCACGCAAGAACATTTCAACCTGCTGCAGTCGCTGCAAGGGAAGAAGTTCGATCAAACCGATGCCGCGCATGAGGCCGCGTACAAGAAGCTGCGCCAGGCCTACGATCTGACGCAGGACTGGGCAAACCGTATCAAGGCGGAGCGCTTCCCCAATGGTCGCGTCAGTATCCGTCGACGCCCCACCAACCAGGGCAACCACTTCGCAGGCTACAACTGGGCCAAGATCTATCCCGATGCTGCCTCGCCGCCTTCACTAGCCTACACCGTTGGCCTCAACGGCCACGATGGCTTCGTCATCAAGATCGACACGGTTAAGCTGCAAGACAACAATCCCATGCGCGAGTCCTATCTGAAGCTGCGCGGGCCGTTTCAGGGTTCACCCATTGTCAAAATTCTACCAATCGACCAAGGGCTGTCGCTTGGCATGGATGATCTGGTGGCGTGGAGTTTGAACGCTATCACCGAGTTCGGGCTGAGCTATGACGAAGTTGCAGAGCGCATTGGTCAGCCCGACGAAGTTGAGCCGGATGCCGTGCTGAAACACTTCGATATCAACGAAGACTTCCGCACCATGCGCAAGGGTTGGAACACAGAAGAGACAGAGCAATTCTGCAGACTGGCTCGGCTGGTGCATTACTCGGGAATGGACTGGTGGTTCGCAGGTACCCACACCCATCTGCGCTTTGGCCGGAAGAACGCTGGCAGCGCGCGTGCCGTTTCGGTGGTTGGGCTGGTGACGGGTTCCCTCGCCTGCCGGGTCACCTGGCGACCTGAGTTGCCGAGCATTTCCAAGTTCGTTCGCAAGGCCATCTCTGAGAAGATGGTCGACAACATCGCGGCCGCGCTGGAGGCCGATGATGAAGCCTTGCAGGAGCTGATTCGAACCGACGAAGAGCGCGAGGGCTTCTGGCCGGCGCAGGCCAGCGATGACTCGTCGGCCACGTTTGACCTGTCGGAGGCAGACGAGAGCGATGAGGGACTGCCAGCGGTGCAGAGCGAAGTTGCGGAGATGCTTGCGTTCAATCGTATCTACTTCGGTCCGCCAGGAACCGGCAAGACATACCAACTAAAGTTCCTGTTGGATGATCAGTTCACAGCCGATGAGGACGACAAATCCGTTACAGAAGGCGAAACCAAGCGCTATAGCTTTGTTACCTTCCACCAGTCCTACGGCTACGAAGACTTCATCGAAGGGCTGCGCCCGGTCATCGAGAAAAGCGCGCAGGGACAGGTGCGCTATGAAGTTCGTCCGGGTGTGTTCCTGAAGCTCTGCTCGCGGGCTCGGAAGTATCCCGATGAAATGTTCGCCATCGTCATTGACGAGATCAATCGCGGCAACATCAGTAAGATTTTCGGCGAACTGATCACGTTGATTGAACTGGACAAGCGAACCGATATGAAGAACTGCCATTCGGTCACACTGCCCTACTCTCAGCGGCTGTTCTCCGTTCCGCGCAATGTCAGCATCATCGGAACCATGAACACCGCCGACCGATCCCTGGCATCTCTGGATACCGCCCTTCGCCGCCGATTCGAGTTTGAGGAGGTCCTGCCCGACTCGAGGGACGAGCAAGGGGCGCCTTTGGCAGGTCTACGCGTCAACAGGGATGAAGTCTCCATCAATATCCCAAAGCTGCTCACCGCAATGAACCAACGCATCGAAGCGCTTTACGATCGCGAGCATCTGATCGGTCATGCCTACTTCATGCCGCTGAAGAGTATCAAGGAAGACAGCGAGCGCATGACCGCACTGACCGCGCTGTTCGAGAAGCAGATCCTCCCTTTGCTGGAAGAGTACTTCTACGATGACTGGCAGAAAATTCGGTTGGTACTTGGCGACAACCAGAAGCATTCAAGCCTGCAATTTGTGCAGGAGGCCACCAACGATGACGAGGCGCTGGAGCGACTGTTTGGTGCCAATGCTGCGGACGAGGGTCATGGTGCACGGCCGCGTTTCAATCGCAATCCTGATGCTCTGAGCAAGCCAGATGCCTACGTGGCCATCTACAGCACGCTGCTGGGCAACGAGTGA
- a CDS encoding YncE family protein: protein MFPHSALRSAALALAVSLSLGVPSAFADNAPAASASTAVQRQAVAKGLYELAYSPKQNAVFVASSGGFGDDAGPAQVLRLNPATLAVETRIPLERKAFGVVLDDAHNRLYVGNTVDLSVTVVDTAQNKAIGTIQLMEKKTGKDGKAAYTHDLRELVVDSAGNRLYVTGHSSQPDVSSVLFVIDTTTLKVINTIDGLGNAKAPGLALDAANKRVYTSNLLADLVVVGTDSNKVVAQHKIAAEQPMNIALDPAGKRLFVTDQGSEFLRGYQAKSSGLVSKHPGQRVLVLDRSTGKELASIPTDAGPLGILLDAPRKRLYVTNREAGTVTAYNSDSYQKVATYKVPTHPNSLALDAKNNVLFVSIKNGEKDDKGADESVARIQL from the coding sequence ATGTTCCCTCATTCCGCTCTCCGCTCGGCCGCCCTGGCCCTTGCCGTCTCGCTCAGCCTCGGCGTGCCGTCCGCGTTCGCCGATAACGCCCCCGCCGCCAGTGCCAGCACCGCCGTGCAGCGGCAGGCCGTGGCCAAGGGCCTGTACGAACTGGCCTACAGCCCGAAACAGAACGCCGTGTTCGTCGCCTCGTCCGGTGGCTTCGGCGACGACGCCGGCCCGGCCCAGGTGCTGCGCCTGAACCCGGCCACGCTGGCCGTGGAAACCCGTATTCCGCTGGAGCGCAAGGCGTTCGGCGTGGTGCTGGATGACGCCCATAACCGCCTGTACGTGGGCAACACCGTTGACCTGTCGGTGACCGTGGTGGACACCGCGCAGAACAAGGCCATCGGCACCATCCAGCTGATGGAGAAGAAGACCGGCAAGGACGGCAAGGCCGCCTACACCCACGACCTGCGCGAGCTGGTGGTGGACAGCGCCGGCAACCGCCTGTACGTGACCGGCCACAGCAGCCAGCCGGACGTGAGCAGCGTGCTGTTCGTGATCGATACCACCACGCTGAAGGTGATCAACACCATCGACGGCCTGGGCAATGCCAAGGCGCCGGGCCTGGCGCTGGATGCGGCCAACAAGCGCGTCTACACCAGCAACCTGCTGGCCGACCTGGTGGTGGTGGGTACCGATTCGAACAAGGTGGTGGCACAGCACAAGATCGCCGCCGAGCAGCCGATGAACATCGCGCTGGACCCGGCCGGCAAGCGCCTGTTCGTGACCGACCAGGGCTCGGAATTCCTGCGTGGCTACCAGGCCAAAAGCAGCGGCCTGGTCAGCAAGCACCCGGGCCAGCGCGTGCTGGTGCTGGACCGCAGCACCGGCAAGGAACTGGCCAGCATCCCCACCGATGCCGGCCCGCTGGGCATCCTGCTGGATGCACCGCGCAAGCGCCTGTACGTGACCAACCGCGAGGCGGGCACGGTGACGGCGTACAACAGTGACAGCTACCAGAAGGTGGCCACCTACAAGGTGCCGACCCACCCGAACAGCCTGGCGCTGGATGCGAAGAACAACGTGTTGTTCGTGAGCATCAAGAACGGCGAGAAGGACGACAAGGGCGCTGACGAGAGCGTGGCGCGGATTCAGTTGTAA
- a CDS encoding MrcB family domain-containing protein translates to MLELQSHYSSLATTAMNERGRIIRHQLPTILREEAERLRTTADIAQGDFLIEGRDGAGRRALVPWVRFASRSRSPKATEGWYVVWLFREDGSGVYLGLSHASTKNVNGDFIERPTDETQRLTKWAREILANDVSNDSRIHQSIALGFGDLARAYERTTVVSYFYPKADVPPDEQLQTDMLSMARRLKSIYRGEPAQKRSGQTSPDVIAVVEAIEEAASGRERTGQGFGLTQPERRAVELRAMALAKSYFHGKGYAVEDTSSHAPYDLKIVKDSQTHYVEVKGTTGGLGDIVLTKNEVQHHLNHHPNNALFVVYGIQLHTQNDTPIGTGGTDHVQQPWLISNDRLQPLAYRYRIE, encoded by the coding sequence GTGCTGGAGTTGCAATCCCACTACAGTTCACTGGCCACAACCGCCATGAACGAACGAGGCCGAATCATCAGGCACCAGCTTCCCACGATCCTCCGAGAGGAAGCTGAGCGGCTTCGCACCACGGCGGATATCGCACAAGGCGACTTCTTGATTGAAGGGCGAGATGGCGCCGGTCGAAGGGCACTTGTGCCGTGGGTGCGGTTTGCCTCGCGATCTCGATCCCCTAAAGCCACTGAGGGCTGGTACGTAGTGTGGCTGTTCCGGGAAGACGGCTCTGGGGTTTACCTAGGGCTCTCGCACGCCTCCACCAAGAACGTGAATGGCGACTTCATTGAGCGACCTACCGATGAAACCCAGCGTCTGACAAAGTGGGCACGTGAGATTCTGGCGAATGACGTTTCCAACGATTCACGCATCCACCAGTCCATAGCGCTTGGCTTCGGAGACCTAGCAAGGGCTTACGAGAGAACCACCGTAGTTTCGTACTTTTATCCGAAGGCGGACGTACCGCCCGACGAGCAGCTCCAGACGGACATGCTCTCGATGGCGCGGCGCCTGAAGAGCATCTATCGCGGTGAACCCGCACAGAAGCGCAGCGGGCAGACCTCACCAGACGTCATTGCGGTGGTAGAGGCCATCGAGGAGGCCGCTTCAGGTCGCGAGAGAACAGGCCAAGGCTTTGGGCTTACGCAACCGGAACGCCGTGCGGTAGAGCTACGCGCGATGGCACTGGCCAAGAGCTACTTCCATGGCAAAGGCTATGCGGTTGAGGACACCAGTAGCCACGCGCCTTACGACCTGAAGATCGTCAAAGACAGCCAAACACACTACGTCGAGGTTAAGGGCACAACCGGTGGACTGGGCGATATTGTGCTTACGAAGAACGAGGTTCAGCATCATCTGAACCATCATCCCAACAACGCCCTGTTCGTTGTTTACGGCATTCAGCTACACACACAGAACGACACGCCCATTGGAACGGGTGGCACTGACCACGTTCAACAGCCCTGGCTGATCTCGAATGATCGCCTGCAACCTCTGGCCTATCGCTACCGCATCGAGTGA
- a CDS encoding PAAR domain-containing protein yields MQRVVIVVGDRTTGGGEVLTGAPSTFINNIAIARVGDKASCPKHGGFFAIVTGDETFLIDGQPLARHGDSLACGCRLLASRQSTVTVEAGGGAGPQAASQPSGNAAPPAAFAPTGTAARESGIAPPSKQDILLHYHYGDLDRTPVRGVGYQVMLPDDRVVTGQLDDAGRARIPNVTVGPVQTLQLLFQPDLTDDDDAPILAARAKLKSALDAIVAQTRSDMATAWQQWDDAGALKRWGLRRGNQALGTGQGAWDYVVGTVETAVDLAVLMYRTDREIREWTRSLLTGDRDAMDRKIAAMRAAGDTVMAAASEAKELFNLLIEDPAITQQLPAFAVAWWDAVPPDEQENLQARFGAQIMMDVVVSILLAAVTVELGSAAGFGYAAAKAGRTATCIGSRLLHLMEEVEDAFKGLAKALKHRKRRQADGNRTPDGNRNVETPRLPRRMPRKQLPCFSPQKLPASKYPEMDRQLKGQEQGLNDMSVEDYLAGRTAFDPKNRDKKAAQDARERHRSKVEEERFRELNTPDRSAREARRLAAEHADEQMRVLNALHNPDLIAGGKDRIDDFGDGEVNQTIGRQWSRARKDQTTRVQELDEAARQVPVGERRSTRMNGGLERCR; encoded by the coding sequence ATGCAGCGGGTCGTGATCGTGGTCGGCGACCGCACCACCGGTGGCGGCGAAGTGTTAACCGGTGCGCCCAGCACCTTCATCAACAACATCGCCATCGCGCGCGTGGGCGACAAGGCCAGTTGCCCGAAGCACGGTGGCTTCTTCGCTATCGTCACCGGCGATGAAACCTTCCTGATTGATGGCCAGCCGTTGGCCCGCCACGGGGATTCGCTGGCCTGCGGCTGTCGTCTGCTGGCCTCGCGCCAGAGCACGGTGACGGTGGAAGCGGGCGGAGGCGCTGGGCCGCAAGCGGCGTCTCAACCATCTGGCAACGCCGCACCGCCAGCGGCATTCGCACCCACAGGTACCGCTGCGCGTGAGTCTGGCATAGCGCCGCCCAGCAAGCAGGACATCCTGCTGCACTACCACTACGGTGACCTCGACCGCACGCCGGTACGGGGCGTGGGCTACCAGGTGATGCTGCCCGACGACCGGGTGGTGACCGGCCAGCTGGATGACGCAGGCCGCGCACGCATCCCGAACGTCACCGTTGGCCCGGTGCAGACGCTCCAGCTGCTGTTCCAGCCTGACCTGACCGATGACGACGATGCGCCCATCCTCGCGGCGCGCGCGAAGCTCAAGTCAGCGCTGGACGCGATCGTTGCGCAGACCCGTAGCGATATGGCCACGGCGTGGCAGCAATGGGACGACGCAGGCGCGCTCAAGCGCTGGGGCCTACGGCGCGGCAATCAGGCGCTGGGCACCGGGCAGGGCGCCTGGGACTACGTGGTGGGAACGGTCGAGACCGCCGTCGATTTGGCGGTGTTGATGTACAGGACCGACCGCGAGATACGCGAATGGACGCGCTCGCTGCTGACCGGCGACCGCGATGCCATGGACCGCAAGATCGCCGCGATGCGCGCGGCGGGCGACACCGTGATGGCGGCTGCCAGCGAAGCCAAGGAGCTGTTCAACCTGCTGATCGAAGATCCGGCCATCACCCAGCAGCTACCGGCCTTCGCCGTGGCCTGGTGGGACGCGGTGCCACCGGACGAACAAGAGAATCTGCAGGCGCGTTTCGGCGCGCAGATCATGATGGATGTGGTGGTCTCCATCCTGCTGGCCGCGGTGACGGTGGAGCTGGGGAGCGCGGCGGGGTTTGGCTACGCGGCCGCCAAGGCCGGACGAACGGCCACCTGCATCGGCTCGCGACTGCTGCACCTGATGGAGGAAGTGGAGGACGCGTTCAAGGGATTGGCCAAGGCGCTGAAGCACCGCAAGCGCCGACAGGCAGATGGCAACCGCACGCCCGATGGCAATCGGAATGTGGAGACGCCACGGCTACCCAGGCGCATGCCGCGGAAGCAGCTGCCGTGCTTCAGCCCGCAGAAGCTGCCAGCATCGAAGTACCCGGAGATGGATCGGCAGTTGAAGGGGCAGGAGCAGGGGCTGAACGATATGAGTGTGGAGGATTACCTTGCTGGTAGAACAGCTTTTGATCCGAAGAACCGAGACAAGAAGGCCGCTCAAGACGCAAGGGAGAGGCACAGAAGCAAGGTTGAGGAAGAGAGGTTCAGAGAACTGAACACCCCGGACCGCTCAGCAAGGGAAGCGAGGCGACTGGCGGCGGAGCATGCCGATGAGCAGATGAGGGTTCTAAATGCGCTTCACAATCCTGATCTGATTGCAGGTGGCAAGGACAGAATTGATGATTTCGGCGATGGAGAGGTCAATCAAACCATTGGCCGGCAATGGAGTCGTGCCAGGAAGGACCAAACTACGCGGGTTCAGGAATTGGATGAAGCAGCAAGGCAAGTGCCAGTGGGCGAGAGAAGGTCAACCAGAATGAACGGCGGGCTGGAGCGATGCAGATGA
- a CDS encoding GAD-like domain-containing protein, producing MQMIEMVDEEFELFYVDEGFGPAVDTRPVSQSKLAHYQGKLPGRLLEYWRAYGFSGYGRGLFWMTDPDDYSEVLKSWLYGTEFYGKDDYYVIGRSAFGDMEVLGARTGLRLTIDCKWAMIFPSDNSRWMSERGADFLVASWIAMMKRSRQDQTDERNQPLFDRAEKLLGPLACDEMYGFVPALALGGACRLNHLKKVKAVEHLMFLAQLGERRVMGDIVKEAKDRGLWK from the coding sequence ATGCAGATGATCGAAATGGTCGACGAAGAGTTCGAGCTCTTCTACGTGGACGAAGGCTTCGGACCAGCAGTGGACACGCGGCCGGTGTCCCAATCGAAACTGGCTCATTACCAGGGAAAGCTGCCAGGGAGGCTACTGGAGTACTGGAGAGCGTATGGCTTTTCCGGTTACGGCCGTGGACTGTTCTGGATGACTGATCCTGATGACTATTCCGAGGTTCTGAAGAGCTGGCTGTACGGGACCGAGTTCTATGGAAAAGACGACTACTACGTCATTGGTCGAAGTGCTTTCGGTGATATGGAAGTGCTGGGGGCAAGAACAGGACTCAGGCTGACCATTGACTGCAAATGGGCAATGATCTTCCCGAGCGACAACTCACGCTGGATGAGTGAGCGAGGAGCGGACTTCCTGGTGGCATCGTGGATAGCAATGATGAAGCGGTCCCGCCAGGATCAAACCGACGAGAGGAACCAGCCCCTTTTCGACAGAGCAGAGAAGCTGCTGGGTCCGCTGGCGTGCGACGAGATGTATGGCTTCGTCCCAGCACTCGCCTTGGGCGGGGCATGCCGTCTCAACCATCTTAAAAAGGTCAAGGCTGTCGAGCACTTGATGTTCCTGGCCCAGCTTGGAGAGCGCAGAGTGATGGGGGACATCGTGAAGGAGGCCAAAGATCGTGGGCTTTGGAAGTAG
- a CDS encoding GAD-like domain-containing protein translates to MLDKHFEYFYSDKGFGPAVDTRQVSQSKLEHYRGKVPDKLLEYWRAYGFAGYGKGIFWITDPDDYAEVLNAWLYGTEFYGKDHYYVIGRSAFGNLTLWGTKTGRSLTINCAWAMIFPTDKSRWMREGKADSLISTWLSGMSVDYPNETDDKGIPLFDRAVKLLGPLNHDEMYSFVPALALGGSCRLDHLKKVNAPEHLLLLAQLGERRVMADIVAEAKKRGL, encoded by the coding sequence ATGCTCGACAAGCACTTTGAGTACTTCTACTCAGACAAGGGCTTTGGACCCGCGGTTGACACAAGACAGGTATCGCAATCGAAGTTGGAGCACTACCGGGGGAAGGTCCCAGACAAGCTACTGGAGTACTGGCGGGCGTACGGCTTTGCCGGTTACGGAAAAGGCATCTTCTGGATAACTGATCCGGATGACTACGCCGAAGTCCTCAATGCATGGCTCTATGGAACAGAGTTCTATGGGAAAGATCACTATTACGTCATTGGCCGAAGCGCTTTCGGGAATTTGACACTGTGGGGAACCAAGACCGGACGTAGCCTAACCATCAACTGTGCATGGGCAATGATCTTTCCTACCGACAAATCTCGCTGGATGAGGGAAGGGAAGGCAGATTCTCTGATTTCAACGTGGCTTTCTGGGATGAGTGTCGATTATCCGAATGAGACCGATGACAAGGGCATTCCTCTCTTTGACCGCGCCGTGAAACTGCTGGGCCCACTGAACCATGACGAGATGTATAGCTTCGTCCCGGCGCTTGCACTCGGTGGGTCATGCCGCCTCGATCATCTGAAGAAGGTCAATGCCCCCGAACACCTGTTGCTCCTGGCTCAGCTGGGAGAACGCCGGGTCATGGCTGACATCGTGGCTGAGGCCAAGAAGCGAGGGCTGTGA
- a CDS encoding DUF4440 domain-containing protein, protein MLLFTLPLLAAGLTAAPTAPDSLREQIRQADTQLFAAAFDACDADKAASMTTEDMEFFHDKAGKSASNRDDFRRSVAALCESNRANHTHLRRELVESSLQVFPLHDERALEIGDHRFHERDAKGVERWTGQARFMQVWRRVEGQWQVERVISYDHRPAD, encoded by the coding sequence ATGCTGCTGTTCACCCTGCCCCTGCTGGCCGCCGGCCTCACCGCTGCCCCAACCGCGCCCGACAGCCTGCGCGAACAGATCCGCCAGGCCGATACGCAGCTGTTCGCCGCCGCGTTCGACGCCTGCGATGCAGACAAGGCCGCGTCGATGACCACCGAAGACATGGAGTTTTTCCATGACAAGGCCGGCAAGTCCGCCAGCAACCGCGACGACTTCCGCCGCAGCGTGGCCGCGCTGTGCGAGAGCAACCGCGCCAACCACACACACCTACGCCGTGAATTGGTGGAAAGCTCGCTGCAGGTATTTCCGCTGCACGACGAGCGGGCGCTGGAGATCGGCGACCACCGCTTCCACGAGCGCGATGCGAAGGGTGTGGAGCGCTGGACCGGCCAGGCGCGCTTCATGCAGGTGTGGCGGCGGGTGGAGGGGCAGTGGCAGGTGGAGCGGGTGATCAGCTACGACCATCGGCCGGCGGATTGA
- a CDS encoding alpha/beta fold hydrolase: MPASRIRLHVEDTGGDGRPVILIHGWPLSADAWKTQVSILRDAQYRVISYDRRGFGRSEKPADGYDYDTLAADLAALIEERDLRDVTLVGFSMGGGEVARYVASHGEDRLHSVVFAAAVPPYLLKSDDNPDGPLTQDKADEMRSGLEKDRESFFDGFTRDFFSADGKLMVTEEQRQAAIALCHQSDQTAALGCMQSFATTDFRDDLKKITVPTLILHGDSDAIVPFEGSGERTHQAIAGSEVVILEGAPHGCNTSHADHFNLALLNFLKK, translated from the coding sequence ATGCCTGCCTCCCGCATCCGCCTGCACGTTGAAGACACCGGCGGCGACGGCCGCCCGGTCATCCTGATCCACGGCTGGCCGCTGTCGGCCGACGCCTGGAAGACGCAGGTGTCGATCCTGCGCGATGCCCAGTACCGGGTGATCAGCTACGACCGCCGCGGTTTCGGGCGTTCCGAGAAGCCCGCCGACGGCTACGACTACGACACGCTGGCGGCGGACCTGGCCGCGCTGATTGAAGAACGCGATCTGCGCGATGTCACGCTGGTCGGCTTCTCGATGGGCGGTGGCGAGGTGGCGCGCTATGTGGCCAGCCACGGCGAGGACCGCTTGCACAGCGTGGTGTTCGCCGCCGCCGTGCCGCCCTACCTGCTGAAGAGTGACGACAATCCGGATGGCCCGCTGACCCAGGACAAGGCCGACGAGATGCGCAGCGGGCTGGAAAAGGACCGCGAGAGCTTCTTCGATGGCTTCACCCGCGACTTCTTCAGCGCCGATGGCAAGTTGATGGTGACCGAAGAGCAGCGCCAGGCGGCGATCGCGCTGTGCCACCAGTCCGACCAGACGGCCGCGTTGGGCTGCATGCAGTCCTTTGCCACCACCGACTTCCGCGACGACCTGAAGAAGATCACCGTACCGACGTTGATCCTGCACGGCGACAGCGATGCGATCGTCCCGTTCGAAGGCTCGGGGGAGCGCACGCACCAGGCTATCGCCGGCAGCGAGGTAGTGATCCTGGAAGGCGCGCCGCATGGCTGCAACACCAGCCATGCCGATCATTTCAATCTGGCGCTGCTGAACTTCCTGAAGAAGTAA